A genomic segment from Arcobacter acticola encodes:
- a CDS encoding RidA family protein, which translates to MKQIISTTKAPSAIGPYNQATAFDKLLFLSGQIPLVPQTMEIIEGGVKEQTVQVMENLKAVLEEGNSSFENVLKTTCYLSDMDNFVAFNEVYAQYFPAETAPARATIAVKTLPKNVFVEVDAIAFKN; encoded by the coding sequence ATGAAACAAATAATATCAACTACAAAAGCTCCAAGTGCAATTGGACCATATAATCAAGCAACAGCATTTGATAAACTACTTTTCTTATCAGGACAAATTCCATTAGTTCCTCAAACTATGGAAATTATTGAAGGTGGAGTAAAAGAGCAAACTGTACAAGTTATGGAAAATTTAAAAGCAGTTTTAGAAGAAGGAAATTCATCTTTTGAAAATGTGCTTAAAACAACTTGTTATCTGTCTGATATGGACAACTTTGTAGCTTTTAATGAAGTATATGCACAATATTTCCCAGCTGAAACTGCACCTGCACGAGCTACAATTGCTGTTAAAACTTTACCAAAAAATGTTTTTGTTGAAGTAGATGCAATTGCTTTTAAAAACTAG
- a CDS encoding NUDIX hydrolase produces the protein MNNTSVEKIGCFNTIIDPYNGLTIDSKNLPNTKEEFELNLDFLIEEVKYKRNLIWIYIDITKSDFIPIAISKDFFFHSCDESYVLVVKRIKENAIIPTAANHTLGVGAVVINDKNEILVIKEKISNLGYKLPGGHIDNSEMISTALEREVFEETGVIVEFESIISLGHFYPHQFHKSNLYVLCIAKPKSLEINIQDTQEILDAKWIDVNRYLEDDEVLAYSKAVVFASLEYKGFIKANQEVLCHIKKDFELFFPMESKTLV, from the coding sequence ATGAATAATACAAGTGTAGAAAAAATAGGCTGTTTTAATACTATTATTGATCCATATAATGGACTAACAATTGATAGTAAAAATCTTCCTAATACAAAAGAAGAGTTTGAGTTAAATCTTGATTTTTTAATAGAAGAAGTAAAATATAAAAGAAATCTTATTTGGATTTATATTGATATTACAAAATCAGATTTTATTCCAATTGCAATTTCAAAAGATTTCTTTTTTCATTCTTGTGATGAATCTTATGTACTAGTGGTAAAAAGAATAAAAGAAAATGCAATTATTCCAACAGCTGCAAATCATACTTTAGGTGTGGGTGCGGTTGTAATAAATGATAAAAATGAAATATTAGTAATAAAAGAAAAAATCTCAAACCTAGGATATAAACTTCCAGGTGGTCATATTGATAATAGTGAAATGATTTCCACAGCTCTTGAAAGAGAAGTTTTTGAAGAAACAGGAGTTATTGTTGAGTTTGAATCAATCATCTCTTTAGGGCACTTCTATCCACACCAATTTCATAAATCAAACTTATATGTACTTTGTATTGCAAAGCCCAAAAGTTTAGAAATAAATATTCAAGATACTCAAGAAATCTTAGATGCAAAATGGATTGATGTAAATAGATATTTAGAAGATGATGAAGTTTTAGCTTACTCAAAAGCAGTTGTATTTGCATCTTTGGAGTACAAAGGATTTATCAAAGCAAATCAAGAAGTTCTATGTCATATTAAAAAAGATTTTGAGCTATTTTTCCCAATGGAAAGTAAGACTCTTGTATAA
- a CDS encoding LysE/ArgO family amino acid transporter has protein sequence MLDIYLKGFIVTFSLIVAIGAQNAYVLKLGLLKQYVLLAVFLCILFDTILITAGVYGLGFFVQGNQLLINIIAIIGIVFLTFYSFLSFKSAFKNESLEIDGKTKTNPLKQVIGMLLVFTFLNPHTYLDTVLLIGGIGANIQNDLKIYFLLGAISGSASWFILLGFGARLLIPLFKKPITWKILDILIGIIMLIIAYTLIDLIKY, from the coding sequence GTGCTTGATATATATTTAAAAGGTTTTATTGTAACTTTTTCATTAATAGTTGCAATTGGTGCTCAAAATGCTTATGTTTTAAAACTAGGACTTTTAAAACAATATGTATTGCTTGCTGTATTTTTATGCATATTATTTGACACTATTTTAATAACAGCTGGAGTTTATGGACTTGGATTTTTTGTTCAAGGAAATCAATTACTTATAAATATTATTGCAATAATTGGGATTGTATTTCTAACTTTTTACTCTTTTTTATCTTTTAAATCTGCATTTAAAAATGAAAGTTTAGAAATTGATGGGAAAACTAAAACTAATCCTTTAAAACAAGTTATTGGTATGCTTTTAGTTTTTACATTTTTAAATCCACATACTTATTTAGATACAGTTTTATTAATTGGTGGAATTGGAGCAAATATACAAAATGATTTAAAAATATATTTCCTTTTAGGTGCAATTAGCGGTTCTGCTTCATGGTTCATACTTTTAGGTTTTGGGGCTAGACTTTTAATTCCTTTATTTAAAAAGCCAATCACTTGGAAAATTCTTGATATTTTAATTGGAATTATTATGCTAATTATTGCTTATACTTTAATAGATTTAATCAAATATTAG
- a CDS encoding MarC family protein, which translates to MDALATFLQQSITFFAILDPIGISAIALSILSPNITKTQINKVAYKATITIIIAFFVVLISGEMLLKLFGIDENSLKVMGGIVLILMAISMVNGTTKPKDDNTLDEKNNEELSVIPLGIPIAFGTGLFTTIIIFKHQAQTALDLFSISMAFCLNALVFYLILKNSIYIKKYLGLTGQNIITKLMGLIVGAIAVQFIVGGIVSLSKGYLGA; encoded by the coding sequence GTGGATGCTTTAGCTACTTTTTTACAGCAATCGATTACTTTTTTTGCTATTTTGGACCCTATTGGTATAAGTGCAATTGCTTTATCAATACTAAGTCCAAATATTACAAAAACACAAATAAATAAGGTAGCTTACAAAGCTACCATTACAATTATCATTGCTTTTTTTGTTGTATTAATTTCAGGTGAAATGCTTTTAAAACTTTTTGGTATTGATGAAAATTCTTTAAAAGTAATGGGTGGTATTGTTCTTATTTTAATGGCAATTTCTATGGTAAATGGAACAACAAAACCAAAAGATGATAATACTTTAGATGAGAAAAACAATGAAGAGTTATCTGTAATACCCCTTGGTATTCCAATTGCTTTTGGAACAGGATTATTTACTACTATTATAATTTTTAAGCATCAAGCTCAAACTGCCTTAGATCTGTTTTCTATTTCAATGGCCTTTTGTTTAAATGCTTTAGTTTTTTATCTAATTTTAAAAAACTCAATTTATATTAAAAAATATTTAGGTCTTACGGGTCAAAATATTATTACAAAACTTATGGGTTTAATTGTAGGAGCCATTGCTGTTCAATTTATTGTTGGTGGAATTGTAAGTTTGAGTAAAGGGTATTTAGGTGCTTGA
- a CDS encoding amino acid ABC transporter permease, which produces MAKKHQSLAQNKNVGHLIALCFYIAVGYFLYIAASNMNYIWKWNSIPDYFVYTETKTVEAPANGKLIVQDGIYYLENSDEKVKLNLDASYKFSYVLGEDVYEGDYIATKSQKKTGPILNGLWVTLKISFFAAILTFILGTIVAFMKLSSYQFLKDIATVYITIVRGTPLLVQIFLFYFIVANIFELDRFVAGVLALGIFFGAYMAEILRGAIQSIDKGQLEAANSLGITKFQAMRYIILPQAFKRALPTLVGEMIALIKDSSLVSVISITDLTKVGKEIVANTFSPFETWIVIALVYLSITSVLSYVGHKLEKRMAEKGGMS; this is translated from the coding sequence ATGGCAAAAAAGCATCAATCATTAGCACAAAATAAAAATGTAGGGCATTTAATTGCCCTATGTTTTTATATAGCAGTTGGATATTTTTTATATATTGCTGCATCAAATATGAATTACATATGGAAGTGGAACTCAATTCCTGATTATTTTGTATATACAGAAACTAAAACAGTTGAAGCGCCTGCAAATGGTAAATTAATTGTCCAAGATGGTATCTACTATTTAGAAAATAGTGATGAAAAAGTAAAGCTTAACTTAGATGCTTCATATAAATTTTCTTACGTATTAGGTGAAGATGTTTACGAGGGTGATTATATTGCTACAAAATCACAGAAAAAAACAGGACCTATTTTAAATGGTCTTTGGGTTACTCTAAAAATTTCTTTTTTTGCAGCAATCTTAACTTTTATTCTGGGAACAATAGTAGCTTTTATGAAGCTTTCTTCCTATCAATTTTTAAAAGATATTGCTACTGTTTATATAACCATTGTAAGGGGAACACCTTTACTTGTACAAATATTTTTATTCTATTTTATAGTTGCAAATATATTTGAATTGGATAGATTTGTAGCAGGGGTTTTAGCTCTTGGTATTTTCTTTGGGGCTTATATGGCGGAGATTTTAAGAGGTGCAATTCAATCTATTGACAAAGGTCAACTTGAAGCTGCAAACTCTTTAGGAATAACTAAATTTCAGGCTATGAGATATATTATCTTACCTCAAGCTTTTAAAAGAGCATTACCAACACTTGTTGGTGAAATGATTGCACTTATAAAAGATTCTTCTTTAGTTTCTGTTATATCAATTACTGATTTAACAAAAGTAGGAAAAGAAATAGTTGCAAACACTTTCTCTCCCTTTGAAACATGGATTGTAATTGCTTTAGTTTATCTATCAATTACTTCAGTTTTAAGTTATGTGGGACATAAATTAGAAAAAAGAATGGCTGAAAAAGGTGGAATGAGTTAA
- a CDS encoding transporter substrate-binding domain-containing protein, which translates to MKKLVMAFLAFATLNMFAADLDLWKNSTLNKIIQSGELRVGMEPGYMPFEMKDKKGNIIGYDVDMARKMAKDMGVKLTLVPTSWDGIIAGLITDKFDIIMSGMTITQERNLQINFANPYIVVGQTVMMDKKLADTIKTAKDLDKPEYTIVTKLGVTGEIATKKFFKKAKIVTFETEADAAAEVLNGKAAAMVYDQPYNVLFMSDKGKDKLVHLDTPLTYEPLGWAIRKGDPDFLNWLNNFLRQAQEDKVVGFSDELYQKWLVETDWLQRVQ; encoded by the coding sequence ATGAAAAAATTAGTTATGGCATTTTTGGCTTTTGCAACATTAAATATGTTTGCAGCAGATTTAGATTTATGGAAGAATTCAACATTGAATAAAATTATTCAAAGTGGTGAATTAAGAGTTGGTATGGAACCTGGTTACATGCCTTTTGAAATGAAAGACAAAAAAGGTAATATCATAGGTTATGATGTTGACATGGCTAGAAAAATGGCTAAAGATATGGGTGTTAAGTTAACACTAGTTCCAACTTCATGGGATGGAATTATTGCAGGTCTTATTACTGATAAATTTGACATTATTATGTCAGGTATGACTATTACTCAAGAAAGAAATTTACAAATTAATTTTGCTAATCCTTATATTGTTGTTGGTCAAACTGTTATGATGGATAAAAAATTAGCAGATACTATTAAAACTGCAAAAGATTTAGATAAACCTGAATATACAATTGTTACTAAACTTGGAGTTACAGGTGAAATTGCAACTAAAAAATTCTTTAAAAAAGCAAAAATCGTAACTTTTGAAACAGAAGCTGATGCTGCTGCTGAAGTTTTAAATGGTAAAGCTGCTGCAATGGTTTATGATCAACCTTACAATGTATTATTTATGAGTGATAAAGGTAAAGATAAATTAGTTCATTTAGATACTCCTTTAACTTATGAGCCATTAGGTTGGGCTATTAGAAAAGGTGATCCTGATTTCCTTAATTGGTTAAATAACTTCTTAAGACAAGCTCAAGAAGATAAAGTTGTTGGATTTAGTGATGAGTTATATCAAAAATGGTTAGTTGAAACTGACTGGTTACAAAGAGTTCAATAA